In one Desulfomicrobium escambiense DSM 10707 genomic region, the following are encoded:
- the ricT gene encoding regulatory iron-sulfur-containing complex subunit RicT, with translation MAQYVGVSFRRQGQIYFFLSTPFVLSLHDMVLVKTEEGIGFGEIVALRDDLPEGVDPETVKPIYRPATAEDIAIDRENRELASEARKYCQRSMARLHLDMKLVDVEIYFDKSKMIFYFTAPGRVDFRELVKDLVRNYRTRIELRQIGVRHETQMIGALGNCGQMCCCRRYLRRFEPVTIKMAKDQNLFLNPAKISGVCGRLLCCLAYEKDNYADFQRRAPKLGRRYMTTQGPMKTLRANMFRDSVSVVTENGEELDFSLTDWAAMVLPDQPRVVAQDDSSDDVPAELAALMDPEVRGQGGRQDRRPKPMRKDNRPRQGGDRGPRPERSERTDRPERPERTDRSERAERADRHDRSERTDRPDRPDRSERADRQDRPDRAERPRPRPESGEGGERRPEGSGQPRDRRDGRPRDKRRRSGPRKDQAPKPTEQQ, from the coding sequence ATGGCTCAATACGTAGGTGTTTCTTTCAGACGCCAGGGACAGATATACTTCTTCCTGTCGACGCCCTTCGTGCTTTCCCTGCACGACATGGTCCTGGTCAAGACCGAGGAGGGCATCGGCTTCGGCGAGATCGTGGCCCTGCGCGACGATCTGCCCGAAGGCGTGGACCCGGAAACCGTCAAGCCCATCTACCGTCCGGCCACGGCCGAGGACATCGCCATCGACCGTGAAAACCGGGAGTTGGCCAGCGAGGCACGCAAATACTGCCAGCGTTCCATGGCCCGCCTGCACCTGGACATGAAGCTCGTCGACGTCGAGATCTATTTCGACAAGAGCAAGATGATCTTCTATTTCACGGCGCCTGGCCGGGTCGATTTCCGGGAGCTGGTCAAGGATCTGGTGCGCAACTACCGCACCCGCATCGAGCTGCGCCAGATCGGCGTGCGCCACGAGACGCAGATGATCGGGGCGCTCGGCAACTGCGGGCAGATGTGTTGCTGTCGCCGTTACCTGCGCCGTTTCGAGCCCGTGACCATCAAGATGGCCAAGGACCAGAACCTGTTCCTGAACCCGGCCAAGATTTCGGGCGTCTGCGGGCGCCTGTTGTGCTGCCTGGCCTACGAGAAGGACAATTACGCCGATTTTCAGCGTCGCGCCCCCAAGCTCGGCCGCCGCTACATGACCACGCAGGGACCCATGAAGACTCTCCGGGCCAACATGTTCCGCGACTCCGTCAGCGTGGTGACCGAAAACGGCGAGGAACTCGATTTTTCCCTGACGGACTGGGCGGCCATGGTTCTGCCGGACCAGCCGCGCGTTGTCGCGCAGGACGACTCGTCCGATGACGTGCCCGCCGAACTCGCGGCTCTCATGGACCCCGAGGTCCGGGGTCAGGGCGGGCGCCAGGACCGCCGGCCCAAGCCCATGCGCAAGGACAACCGCCCGCGCCAGGGCGGCGATCGCGGTCCACGGCCCGAGCGTTCTGAACGCACGGACAGACCCGAGCGTCCTGAGCGCACTGACAGGTCCGAGCGTGCGGAACGCGCCGACCGGCATGATCGTTCAGAACGAACGGACCGCCCGGACCGCCCGGACCGCTCGGAGCGCGCGGATCGCCAGGACCGTCCAGACCGGGCCGAGCGGCCCAGGCCCAGGCCCGAAAGCGGCGAGGGCGGCGAGCGCAGGCCCGAAGGGTCAGGCCAGCCCCGTGACCGCAGGGACGGGCGCCCACGCGACAAGCGGCGCAGGTCCGGCCCGCGAAAGGACCAGGCCCCCAAGCCCACAGAGCAGCAATAA
- the metG gene encoding methionine--tRNA ligase, translated as MKPFFISTPIYYVNARPHLGHGYTTIVADSVSRFHRLRGDATFFLTGTDEHGDKIVQAAEANGQDPKAYSDTISQLFKDLWPELEVSNDQFIRTTDTRHKLCVRHVLQQVFDNGDIYFDEYGGHYCFGCERFYTEKELVDGKCPDHQTVPTFIKEKNYFFRMSKYLEPLRQHIEANPDFIQPERYRNEVLSMLKEDLGDLCISRPKTRLTWGIELPFDSDFVTYVWFDALINYISALGYPDGEDFRKYWAGAHHLVAKDILKPHAIFWPTMLMSAGIPLYKGLRVHGYWTVNETKMSKSLGNVVAPLDMAKKYGLSAFRYFLLSEMSFGQDSSFSEDALVGRFNADLANDLGNLFSRSLSMTHKYFGGVVPECGELEDLDREVLEIGHNAMANFQTQFEHFQFSRALKSLWELIRHLNKYIDSSAPWTLYKNGDMNRLGTVIYVILEGMRKVALHLWPVMPSTSETMLTQLGIKFALEGVDLEAETSSWFGLAPGTPVAERSNLFPRQDLEPKEDKPAEPKKVKAPKEAKPGPKIEMACPECIEFEDFAKVDLRVGTVLEAAPHPEADRLLVLKVDAGEESPRQVVAGIAEFFKPEELVGRQVVVVFNLKPRKLRGTVSQGMVLAVKKEGGLALLGPSSGVVNGSKVS; from the coding sequence TTGAAACCGTTTTTCATTTCGACTCCCATCTACTATGTGAACGCCCGGCCGCACCTCGGGCACGGATATACGACCATCGTCGCCGACAGCGTGAGCCGTTTTCACCGGCTGAGGGGCGACGCCACGTTTTTTCTCACGGGCACCGACGAGCACGGCGACAAGATCGTGCAGGCCGCCGAGGCCAACGGTCAGGATCCCAAGGCCTATTCGGACACCATCAGCCAGCTCTTCAAGGATCTCTGGCCCGAGCTTGAGGTATCCAACGACCAGTTCATCCGCACCACCGACACCCGGCACAAGCTCTGCGTGCGCCACGTGCTGCAGCAGGTCTTCGACAACGGGGACATCTATTTCGACGAGTACGGCGGGCATTACTGCTTCGGCTGCGAGCGCTTCTACACCGAGAAGGAGCTGGTGGACGGCAAGTGTCCGGATCACCAGACCGTGCCGACCTTCATCAAGGAGAAGAACTACTTCTTCCGCATGAGCAAGTACCTCGAACCGTTGCGCCAGCACATCGAGGCCAACCCGGATTTCATCCAGCCCGAGCGCTACCGCAACGAGGTCCTGTCCATGCTCAAGGAGGACCTGGGCGATCTGTGCATCTCCCGGCCCAAGACGCGGCTGACCTGGGGCATCGAGCTGCCTTTTGACAGCGATTTCGTGACCTACGTCTGGTTCGACGCCCTCATCAACTACATCTCGGCCCTGGGTTACCCCGACGGCGAGGATTTCCGCAAATACTGGGCCGGCGCCCATCATCTCGTGGCCAAGGACATCCTGAAGCCCCACGCCATCTTCTGGCCGACCATGCTCATGTCGGCAGGCATCCCCCTGTACAAGGGGCTGCGCGTGCACGGCTACTGGACCGTGAACGAGACCAAGATGTCCAAGAGCCTGGGCAACGTCGTCGCGCCCCTGGACATGGCCAAGAAGTATGGCCTGAGCGCCTTCCGCTACTTCCTGCTGTCGGAGATGAGCTTCGGCCAGGACTCGTCCTTCAGCGAGGATGCCCTGGTGGGCCGCTTCAACGCCGACCTGGCCAACGACCTGGGCAACCTGTTCTCGCGCAGCCTGTCCATGACGCACAAGTATTTCGGCGGCGTGGTGCCCGAATGCGGCGAGCTTGAGGATCTCGACCGCGAGGTTCTCGAAATCGGCCATAACGCCATGGCCAATTTCCAGACCCAGTTCGAGCACTTCCAGTTCTCCAGGGCGCTCAAGTCCCTGTGGGAGCTCATTCGCCACCTGAACAAGTACATCGACTCGTCCGCTCCGTGGACCCTGTACAAGAACGGGGACATGAACCGGCTGGGCACGGTCATCTATGTGATTCTCGAAGGCATGCGTAAGGTCGCCCTGCACCTGTGGCCGGTCATGCCGTCCACCAGCGAGACCATGCTGACCCAGCTCGGAATCAAGTTCGCCCTGGAGGGCGTGGACCTGGAAGCCGAGACGTCGTCCTGGTTCGGTCTGGCCCCGGGCACGCCCGTGGCCGAACGCTCCAACCTCTTTCCCCGCCAGGACCTGGAGCCCAAGGAGGACAAGCCCGCCGAGCCGAAGAAGGTCAAGGCCCCCAAGGAGGCCAAGCCCGGTCCCAAGATCGAGATGGCTTGCCCCGAGTGCATCGAGTTCGAGGACTTCGCCAAGGTCGACCTGCGCGTCGGCACGGTCCTCGAAGCGGCCCCGCACCCCGAAGCCGACAGGCTGCTGGTCCTCAAGGTCGACGCCGGGGAGGAGAGCCCCAGGCAGGTCGTGGCCGGCATCGCCGAGTTCTTCAAGCCCGAGGAACTGGTCGGCCGGCAGGTGGTCGTGGTCTTCAACCTCAAGCCCCGCAAGCTGCGCGGCACCGTCTCCCAGGGCATGGTCCTGGCGGTCAAGAAGGAAGGCGGCCTGGCCCTGCTGGGGCCGAGTTCCGGCGTGGTCAACGGGAGCAAGGTGTCCTGA
- a CDS encoding formate--tetrahydrofolate ligase, whose product MPATAKSDISIAQQAKMLHIRDIAAKLGLSYDQLEPYGKHKAKLPLHLAEKDQCKYGKLILVSAITPTPAGEGKTTVSIGLADGLNRIGKKAMVVLREPSLGPVFGIKGGATGGGYSQLLPMEDINLHFTGDFAAIEKANNLLAALIDNNLQSKGRSLNLDGRTVAWKRVMDMNDRSLRRLVCGLGGLAHGVPRETGFDITAASEIMAILCLADDLPDLKKRLGDIFIGFTHGREPIHARDLSAQGAMAALLKDAVKPNLIQSLEGNPAIMHGGPFANIAQGTNTVLATRTGLCLADYVVTEAGFGFDLGGEKFLDIKCQSAGFDPCAVVLVATVRALKYHGGVELQHLSVPNAKALARGLENLSKQVENVRLFHLTPIVAINRFATDTDEEHQVILDHCQFMGVQAAVMEGWEKGGAGAEELAELVAATADRCTAHYKPLYDWKQSVREKIEIIATRVYGAASVEYAPGALLDLDKIKRLGLEHLPICIAKTQSSLSDQPGLRGRPRDFTATVREVEIAAGAGFLVPITGNMMRMPGLPEIPSAEKIDIDANGVISGLF is encoded by the coding sequence ATGCCCGCAACCGCCAAGTCCGACATCTCCATCGCCCAGCAGGCCAAGATGCTGCACATCCGCGACATCGCGGCCAAGCTCGGCCTGAGCTACGACCAGCTCGAACCGTACGGCAAGCACAAGGCCAAGCTGCCCCTGCACCTGGCCGAAAAGGACCAGTGCAAGTACGGCAAGCTCATCCTGGTCTCGGCCATCACGCCCACCCCGGCCGGCGAAGGCAAGACCACGGTGTCCATCGGCCTGGCCGACGGCCTGAACCGCATCGGCAAGAAGGCCATGGTCGTGCTGCGCGAGCCGTCCCTGGGCCCTGTCTTCGGCATCAAAGGCGGCGCCACGGGCGGCGGGTATTCGCAGCTCCTGCCCATGGAGGACATCAACCTCCACTTCACCGGCGACTTCGCGGCCATCGAGAAGGCCAACAACCTCCTGGCCGCCCTCATCGACAACAACCTGCAGAGCAAGGGCCGGTCCCTCAACCTCGACGGCCGCACCGTGGCCTGGAAACGGGTCATGGACATGAACGACCGGTCGCTCAGGCGCCTGGTCTGCGGCCTGGGCGGCCTGGCCCACGGCGTGCCGCGCGAGACGGGCTTCGACATCACGGCGGCCTCGGAAATCATGGCCATCCTCTGCCTGGCCGACGACTTGCCGGACCTGAAGAAACGCCTGGGCGACATCTTCATCGGCTTCACCCATGGCCGCGAGCCCATCCACGCCCGAGACTTAAGCGCCCAGGGCGCCATGGCCGCCCTCTTGAAGGACGCCGTCAAGCCCAACCTGATCCAGTCCCTGGAGGGCAACCCCGCCATCATGCACGGCGGCCCCTTCGCCAACATCGCCCAGGGCACCAACACGGTCCTCGCCACGCGCACAGGCCTGTGCCTGGCCGACTACGTGGTCACGGAGGCCGGTTTCGGCTTCGACCTGGGCGGCGAGAAGTTTCTGGATATCAAATGCCAGTCCGCGGGCTTCGACCCCTGCGCCGTGGTCCTGGTGGCCACGGTCCGGGCCCTCAAGTACCACGGCGGCGTGGAGTTGCAGCATCTGTCCGTGCCCAACGCCAAGGCCCTGGCCAGGGGCCTTGAGAACCTGTCCAAGCAGGTCGAGAACGTGCGACTCTTCCACCTCACGCCCATCGTGGCCATCAACCGCTTCGCCACGGACACCGACGAGGAGCATCAGGTCATCCTCGACCACTGCCAGTTCATGGGCGTGCAGGCGGCCGTCATGGAAGGCTGGGAAAAGGGCGGGGCCGGGGCCGAGGAACTGGCCGAACTGGTCGCGGCCACGGCCGACCGCTGCACGGCCCACTACAAGCCCCTCTACGACTGGAAGCAGAGCGTGCGCGAGAAGATCGAGATCATCGCCACCCGCGTCTACGGCGCGGCCTCGGTGGAGTACGCCCCCGGCGCCCTGCTGGACCTGGACAAGATCAAGCGGCTGGGGCTCGAGCACCTTCCCATCTGCATCGCCAAGACCCAGAGCTCCCTCTCGGACCAGCCCGGCCTGCGCGGCCGTCCGCGAGACTTCACGGCCACGGTGCGCGAGGTCGAGATCGCGGCCGGAGCGGGCTTCCTGGTGCCCATCACCGGCAACATGATGCGCATGCCCGGCCTGCCGGAGATACCTTCGGCGGAAAAGATCGACATCGACGCCAACGGGGTCATCAGCGGCCTGTTCTAG
- the murB gene encoding UDP-N-acetylmuramate dehydrogenase has product MKHLRDIPLKNFCTYRIGGVARDLYFPESIDEMAEIVRLHRAQARPFWIHGGGANTLFPDGEIRLPIISTSEMTATSRDGGTVFAEAGKVMDAWVLENLREGLGGVECLSGIPGTLGGALFMNAGAYGQEISDCLHSVTVLTRDSRVVEIPKAECGFGYRRATALHDSVILAGTWILPLADTAALLARRKEILARRKEKQPLEFPSAGSVFKRPEGAYASELIDRAGLKGARVGGAQVSEKHAGFIVNVGDATCHDVLELVELCRRTVRERFGYELELEQCLCPLCPDHE; this is encoded by the coding sequence ATGAAACACCTTCGCGACATACCGCTCAAAAATTTCTGCACCTACCGTATCGGCGGCGTGGCCCGGGATCTCTATTTCCCGGAAAGCATCGACGAGATGGCCGAAATCGTCCGCCTGCATCGCGCCCAGGCGCGCCCTTTCTGGATTCACGGCGGCGGGGCCAACACCCTCTTTCCGGACGGCGAAATCCGGCTGCCCATCATCTCCACGAGCGAGATGACGGCCACTTCGCGCGACGGCGGCACCGTCTTCGCCGAAGCCGGGAAGGTCATGGACGCCTGGGTCCTGGAGAACCTGCGCGAAGGTCTGGGCGGCGTCGAATGCCTGTCCGGCATCCCCGGCACCCTGGGCGGCGCGCTGTTCATGAACGCCGGGGCCTATGGCCAGGAAATCTCCGACTGCCTGCACAGCGTCACGGTCCTGACCAGGGACAGCCGCGTGGTCGAAATTCCCAAGGCCGAGTGCGGCTTCGGCTACCGGCGCGCCACGGCCCTGCACGACTCCGTCATCCTGGCCGGGACATGGATTCTGCCCCTGGCAGACACCGCAGCCCTGCTGGCCAGGCGCAAGGAAATCCTGGCCAGACGCAAGGAAAAGCAGCCCCTGGAATTCCCGTCCGCCGGCAGCGTTTTCAAGCGCCCCGAAGGGGCCTACGCCTCGGAGCTCATCGACCGGGCCGGCCTCAAGGGCGCCCGCGTGGGCGGGGCCCAGGTTTCGGAGAAGCACGCCGGTTTCATCGTCAACGTCGGGGACGCCACGTGCCACGACGTCCTCGAACTGGTCGAACTGTGCCGCCGGACCGTGCGCGAACGCTTCGGCTACGAGCTCGAACTTGAACAATGCCTCTGCCCCTTGTGCCCCGATCACGAATAA
- a CDS encoding RrF2 family transcriptional regulator, translating to MKLSAKSRYASRILLDLALHNEGVPHRVNDISERTGITIPFIEQIIKPLKHAGMVASKRGAAGGHQLNKSAEDITLGDIVRVMEGSVELSACLSDPKLCGRTDDCLTRAAWQRATDAMLRELDTITLAELAKGAPNCCQLTEDYFDRDQPL from the coding sequence ATGAAACTCTCCGCAAAATCCAGATACGCGTCCCGCATTCTCCTTGACCTGGCGTTGCACAACGAAGGCGTCCCGCACCGCGTCAACGACATCTCCGAGCGGACGGGCATCACCATCCCATTCATCGAGCAGATCATCAAGCCCCTCAAGCACGCGGGCATGGTCGCGAGCAAGCGCGGCGCCGCGGGAGGGCATCAGCTGAACAAGTCCGCCGAAGACATCACCCTTGGCGACATCGTGCGCGTCATGGAGGGCTCGGTGGAGCTTTCGGCCTGCCTGAGCGACCCGAAGCTTTGCGGGAGGACCGATGACTGCCTGACCAGGGCTGCCTGGCAGCGGGCCACGGACGCCATGTTGCGCGAGCTGGACACCATAACCCTGGCCGAGCTGGCCAAGGGGGCGCCAAACTGCTGCCAACTGACAGAAGACTATTTCGATCGCGACCAACCCCTTTGA
- the argJ gene encoding bifunctional glutamate N-acetyltransferase/amino-acid acetyltransferase ArgJ: protein MNIPSGFRFSTTQCGFKRPGRSDLALVVSDAPAAAAGVFTTNRFQAAPVLVAREVLAASPAGIRALVVNSGQANACTGQEGIDKCRATLELLGCLGLKPSEVLPASTGVIGDQLKMDLWELGVPSLRDNLGRAGLVDVARAIMTTDTFPKIASREVSLGSGTVRLAGFCKGAGMICPNMATMLGFILCDAGVDPAWWQAALTRCVEKSFNAITVDGDTSTNDCVLALANGAAATAAGADLQILEEALLEICQDLAYMIVQDAEGGTKVMRVNVSGAASMADAQLAARAVGNSPLVKTALYGRDPNWGRIVAALGRSGASFTPEAVVVRIAGLTIFRQGTPVKADWDSLLASALRRDTVDIDIELNAGGAELTLLASDFTEEYIKINAEYRT from the coding sequence ATGAACATCCCGTCAGGTTTCCGCTTTTCCACCACCCAGTGCGGTTTCAAACGTCCGGGCCGCTCGGACCTGGCCCTCGTGGTCAGCGATGCGCCGGCCGCGGCCGCAGGCGTCTTCACCACCAACCGCTTCCAGGCCGCGCCGGTCCTGGTGGCCCGGGAAGTCCTGGCCGCTTCGCCGGCCGGCATCCGCGCCCTGGTCGTCAATTCCGGCCAGGCCAACGCCTGCACCGGCCAGGAAGGCATTGACAAATGCCGGGCAACCCTTGAACTGCTGGGCTGCCTGGGGCTCAAGCCCTCAGAGGTCCTGCCCGCCTCCACCGGCGTCATCGGCGATCAGCTGAAGATGGACCTCTGGGAACTGGGCGTGCCGTCCCTGCGCGACAACCTCGGCCGGGCGGGTCTCGTCGATGTGGCCCGGGCCATCATGACCACGGACACCTTTCCCAAGATCGCCTCGCGCGAAGTGTCCCTCGGCTCCGGAACCGTGCGACTGGCCGGCTTCTGCAAGGGCGCCGGCATGATTTGCCCGAACATGGCCACCATGCTCGGTTTCATCCTCTGCGACGCGGGCGTGGACCCGGCCTGGTGGCAGGCTGCCCTGACGCGTTGCGTGGAGAAGAGTTTCAACGCCATCACCGTGGACGGCGACACGAGCACCAACGACTGCGTGCTGGCCCTGGCCAACGGCGCGGCCGCAACCGCCGCCGGTGCCGATCTGCAGATCCTCGAAGAGGCCCTGCTCGAAATCTGCCAGGACCTGGCCTACATGATTGTGCAGGACGCCGAGGGCGGCACCAAGGTCATGCGCGTCAACGTCAGCGGCGCAGCCAGCATGGCCGACGCCCAGTTGGCCGCCAGGGCCGTGGGCAACTCGCCCCTGGTCAAGACGGCCCTCTATGGCCGCGACCCGAACTGGGGCCGCATCGTGGCCGCCCTGGGCCGCAGCGGCGCCTCCTTCACGCCCGAGGCCGTGGTGGTGCGCATCGCCGGCCTGACCATTTTTCGCCAGGGTACGCCGGTCAAGGCCGACTGGGACAGCCTGCTGGCCTCGGCCCTGCGTCGCGACACCGTGGACATCGACATCGAGCTGAACGCGGGAGGGGCCGAACTGACGCTTTTGGCGTCCGATTTCACCGAGGAGTACATCAAGATCAATGCTGAATACCGAACCTGA
- a CDS encoding HD domain-containing protein, protein MLNTEPEAAVVADPTWKRLADFVFELGMLRRTPRTGYQFLGSGAENVAEHSFRTAMIGYILARRAGADVARTVFLCLFHDVHEARIGDFNYVNRIYNTSDPVLAFTHALEGTGLRAEVLDMWRELEAGETLESKLAHDADQLDFIANLKEEQDLGNPYAAKWLAHALPRLRTDVAREFAAVIRETDQSQWWFARPDESWWRKGNGKRRS, encoded by the coding sequence ATGCTGAATACCGAACCTGAGGCCGCCGTCGTGGCCGACCCCACCTGGAAACGCCTGGCCGATTTCGTCTTCGAGCTTGGCATGCTGCGGCGCACCCCGCGCACGGGCTACCAGTTCCTCGGCTCCGGCGCCGAGAACGTGGCCGAGCATTCCTTCCGCACGGCCATGATCGGCTACATCCTGGCCCGCAGGGCCGGGGCCGACGTGGCTCGCACCGTGTTCCTGTGCCTGTTTCACGACGTGCACGAGGCGCGCATCGGCGACTTCAACTACGTCAACCGCATCTACAACACGAGCGACCCGGTCCTGGCCTTCACCCACGCCCTGGAGGGTACGGGCCTGCGGGCGGAGGTGCTGGATATGTGGCGCGAGCTCGAAGCCGGCGAGACGCTGGAGTCGAAACTGGCCCATGACGCGGACCAGCTCGACTTCATCGCCAACCTGAAGGAGGAGCAGGACCTGGGCAACCCCTATGCGGCCAAGTGGCTGGCCCATGCCCTGCCGCGGCTCAGGACCGACGTGGCCCGCGAGTTCGCCGCGGTCATCCGGGAGACCGACCAGTCGCAGTGGTGGTTCGCCCGGCCCGATGAATCCTGGTGGCGCAAAGGCAACGGGAAGCGACGGTCCTGA
- a CDS encoding metallophosphoesterase family protein, which translates to MIVAVISDTHLERPDRLLAAVFERFCRDADVLLHCGDCVGEETWAFLNSHPRFYAVQGNCDLPPLRGSLPGLRELELEGFRVGMGHGWGPRSRVGEAVAEQFPGADIVCYGHTHTRDWRRLGNGVRLLNPGSLFWPRGGEGGLARLTLERGRDPEVEWVTL; encoded by the coding sequence ATGATCGTCGCGGTCATTTCCGACACCCATCTCGAACGGCCGGACCGGCTGCTGGCGGCCGTGTTCGAGCGCTTCTGCCGCGACGCGGACGTTCTCCTGCACTGCGGGGACTGCGTGGGCGAGGAGACGTGGGCCTTTCTCAACTCCCATCCCCGTTTCTACGCCGTGCAGGGCAACTGCGACCTGCCGCCGCTGCGGGGATCGCTGCCCGGCTTGCGCGAACTCGAACTGGAAGGCTTTCGGGTGGGCATGGGCCACGGCTGGGGACCGCGCTCCCGCGTGGGCGAGGCCGTGGCCGAGCAGTTCCCCGGGGCGGACATCGTCTGCTACGGGCACACGCACACCCGCGACTGGCGCCGGCTGGGCAACGGAGTCAGGCTCCTCAACCCCGGCTCCCTTTTCTGGCCGAGGGGCGGGGAAGGCGGGCTGGCCAGACTCACACTCGAACGGGGCCGGGACCCGGAGGTGGAGTGGGTGACGCTCTGA
- a CDS encoding peptidylprolyl isomerase, giving the protein MLDILRQGAQSWGIKILFGIIIAVFVLAFGMNRMHNDKTTVVATVNDAPIHLQHFQERLQRNLEMIRRQNPNVTSEMLAQMGFKRQILDQMVGEELMLQQAATLGLSVSKEELAKQIHLIPAFQKDGKLFDPETYQSVLRANNLTPGKFESEYMRSMLMDKLQAYLGLTGRLGEEQARDYYDYGRSTAVIAYLKYPWEKYKDQVNATEEKIAEQYAARKDAFAVPAKARVDYIVLTPGALADTASVTDQEARAYYDQHKDNFKIEEQVQARHILVRVDENATEADVAKAMDTIKKAQAVLKTGKSFEETAAKYTEDPSGTQTGGELGWFGRGRMVKPFEDAAFALDKGAVSEPVRTQFGFHLIKVEDKKAAGFEDFASVADTIRRSIAEDRATETLQDRLDQALEMVLIGDSLDAVAKTLGIEVRTTDSFTREQGPVELAALSPENTATLFDLALNATTQSPVPFEDGYVLATKREQLDASVQPLDAVRESIVATIVREEAMKLAKTDADADLALLMKGEAPSAASNATAMETEPFGRQGSIPGLGANQMLSEKAFMAPAGAWIPESFAFPTGYVLAKPVKVVPPTPEEWETEKDLWVSTLNERTEGQAMQAFMADLRAKADVRLTNPALLDN; this is encoded by the coding sequence ATGCTCGATATACTGCGCCAAGGCGCTCAAAGTTGGGGAATCAAGATACTCTTCGGCATCATCATCGCCGTGTTCGTCCTGGCGTTCGGCATGAACCGCATGCACAACGACAAGACCACTGTGGTGGCCACGGTCAACGACGCTCCCATTCATCTGCAGCACTTCCAGGAGCGTCTGCAGCGCAACCTGGAGATGATCAGGCGCCAGAACCCGAACGTGACGTCCGAAATGCTAGCCCAGATGGGCTTCAAGCGGCAGATCCTCGACCAGATGGTTGGCGAGGAGCTCATGCTGCAGCAGGCCGCGACCTTGGGACTGAGCGTCTCCAAGGAAGAGCTCGCCAAGCAGATCCACCTCATCCCGGCCTTCCAGAAGGACGGAAAGCTCTTCGACCCTGAAACCTACCAGAGCGTGCTGCGGGCCAACAACCTCACCCCCGGCAAATTCGAGTCCGAGTACATGCGCAGCATGCTCATGGACAAGCTCCAGGCCTACCTGGGCCTCACGGGACGCCTGGGCGAGGAGCAGGCCCGGGACTATTACGACTACGGCCGCAGCACTGCCGTGATCGCATACCTGAAGTACCCTTGGGAAAAGTACAAGGACCAGGTCAACGCCACCGAGGAAAAGATCGCCGAGCAGTACGCCGCGCGCAAGGACGCTTTCGCCGTGCCGGCCAAGGCCAGGGTCGACTACATCGTCCTGACCCCCGGCGCCCTGGCCGACACGGCCTCCGTGACGGATCAGGAAGCCCGCGCGTATTACGACCAGCACAAGGACAACTTCAAGATCGAAGAGCAGGTCCAGGCGCGCCACATCCTGGTGCGCGTCGATGAAAACGCCACTGAAGCCGATGTCGCCAAGGCCATGGACACGATCAAGAAGGCTCAGGCCGTCCTGAAGACCGGCAAGAGCTTCGAGGAAACGGCCGCCAAATACACCGAAGACCCGTCCGGAACCCAGACCGGCGGGGAGCTGGGCTGGTTCGGCCGCGGCCGGATGGTCAAGCCCTTCGAGGACGCCGCCTTCGCCCTGGACAAGGGCGCGGTCAGCGAACCGGTCCGCACCCAGTTCGGCTTCCACCTCATCAAGGTCGAGGACAAGAAGGCCGCCGGCTTCGAGGATTTCGCCAGCGTCGCCGACACGATCCGCCGCTCCATCGCCGAGGACCGCGCCACCGAGACGCTGCAGGACCGTCTGGACCAGGCGCTGGAGATGGTCCTCATCGGCGATTCCCTCGATGCCGTGGCCAAGACGCTCGGCATCGAAGTCCGCACGACCGACTCCTTCACCCGCGAACAGGGTCCCGTGGAGCTTGCGGCCCTGTCCCCGGAAAACACAGCCACCCTCTTCGACCTTGCGCTGAACGCCACGACCCAGTCCCCCGTGCCCTTTGAGGACGGATACGTGCTCGCGACCAAACGCGAACAGCTGGACGCCTCGGTGCAGCCGCTGGACGCCGTCCGCGAAAGCATCGTGGCGACCATCGTACGGGAGGAAGCCATGAAGCTGGCCAAGACCGACGCCGACGCCGACCTGGCCCTGCTCATGAAGGGCGAAGCCCCGTCCGCGGCGTCCAACGCCACGGCCATGGAGACGGAACCCTTCGGGCGCCAGGGCTCCATCCCGGGCCTGGGCGCGAACCAGATGCTTTCCGAGAAGGCGTTCATGGCCCCTGCCGGCGCCTGGATTCCCGAATCCTTCGCCTTCCCCACCGGATATGTCCTGGCCAAGCCCGTCAAGGTCGTCCCGCCCACGCCTGAGGAATGGGAGACGGAAAAAGACCTGTGGGTTTCGACCCTCAATGAACGCACCGAAGGCCAGGCCATGCAGGCCTTCATGGCGGATCTGCGCGCCAAGGCAGATGTTCGCCTGACGAACCCGGCCCTACTCGACAACTGA